One genomic window of Cellulophaga sp. Hel_I_12 includes the following:
- the scpA gene encoding methylmalonyl-CoA mutase, whose translation MNRKALQHITLATDIQEANESKGTFETAEGIAIQAVYQKKDIEGLEHLNFAAGFPPYLRGPYATMYVQRPWTIRQYAGFSTAEESNAFYRRNLQGGQKGLSVAFDLPTHRGYDSDHERVVGDVGKAGVAIDSVEDMKILFDGIPLDKMSVSMTMNGAVLPILAFYIVAAQEQGVSLEQLSGTIQNDILKEFMVRNTYIYPPTPSMLMIADIFEYTSQKMPKFNSISISGYHMQEAGATAEIELAYTLADGLEYIRTGLKAGLKIDDFAPRLSFFWGIGMNHFMEIAKLRAGRMLWAKVVKQFNPKNEKSLALRTHCQTSGWSLTEQDPFNNVARTTIEAMAAVLGGTQSLHTNALDEAIALPTDFSARIARNTQLFIQEETKVTKTVDPWAGSYYVEHLTHEIVAKAWELLEEVEALGGMTKAIEAGIPKMRIEEAAAKKQARIDSGRDKIIGVNSHQLAVEDPLHILEVDNQEVRRQQLERLSRLKKERNKAEVDKAIENLTNAAKAKVADHQKSEHNLLALAVEAAKVRATLGEISDALEVAFKRHKAVIKTFTGVYSKEIQNNESFKKARALADAFAEQDGRRPRIMIAKMGQDGHDRGAKVVATSYADLGFDVDIGPLFQTPSEAAKQAVENDVHILGVSSLAAGHKTLVPQVIEELKKHGREDIMVIVGGVIPKQDYQFLFDAGAVAIFGPGTKISEAAIQILDILIEE comes from the coding sequence ATGAATAGAAAAGCACTTCAACATATTACCCTAGCAACCGATATTCAAGAAGCAAATGAATCAAAAGGTACTTTTGAAACTGCTGAAGGTATTGCTATCCAAGCGGTATATCAAAAAAAGGATATCGAAGGCTTAGAACATTTGAATTTTGCAGCTGGTTTTCCTCCTTACTTGCGGGGCCCTTATGCAACTATGTATGTACAACGACCATGGACTATTCGGCAATATGCTGGTTTTTCAACCGCAGAAGAGAGCAATGCTTTTTACCGTCGTAATTTACAAGGCGGACAAAAGGGATTGTCTGTTGCTTTTGATTTACCAACCCACAGGGGCTATGATAGCGATCATGAACGTGTGGTAGGCGATGTTGGGAAAGCAGGGGTAGCCATTGATTCTGTTGAAGACATGAAAATTTTGTTCGACGGTATTCCTTTAGATAAAATGTCGGTTTCTATGACCATGAACGGTGCCGTATTACCCATACTGGCATTTTATATTGTTGCAGCACAAGAGCAAGGGGTTAGCCTGGAGCAACTTTCTGGAACTATTCAGAACGACATCTTGAAAGAATTTATGGTGCGGAATACCTACATCTACCCTCCAACACCATCGATGCTCATGATTGCTGATATTTTTGAATATACGAGCCAGAAAATGCCGAAATTTAATAGTATTAGTATTTCTGGCTACCACATGCAAGAAGCAGGTGCTACAGCAGAAATTGAGTTAGCCTATACCTTAGCAGATGGCTTAGAGTACATTAGAACTGGACTAAAAGCAGGACTAAAAATAGATGATTTTGCACCTCGACTATCCTTCTTTTGGGGGATTGGAATGAATCATTTTATGGAAATTGCGAAACTACGAGCCGGTCGCATGCTTTGGGCTAAAGTGGTAAAACAATTTAATCCTAAAAATGAGAAATCACTGGCCTTACGAACCCATTGCCAAACTAGTGGTTGGAGCTTAACAGAGCAAGACCCATTTAATAACGTCGCTAGAACTACCATTGAAGCCATGGCAGCCGTTTTAGGTGGAACTCAAAGTTTACATACCAATGCCTTGGATGAAGCCATAGCATTACCGACCGACTTTTCAGCCAGAATTGCGCGGAATACCCAGCTTTTTATTCAAGAAGAAACCAAAGTCACCAAAACCGTTGACCCTTGGGCAGGTAGCTATTATGTAGAGCATTTAACGCATGAAATCGTAGCAAAAGCTTGGGAATTATTAGAAGAAGTGGAAGCATTAGGAGGCATGACCAAAGCCATTGAAGCAGGAATACCGAAAATGCGAATTGAAGAAGCAGCTGCTAAAAAACAAGCACGGATTGATAGTGGTCGCGATAAGATCATCGGAGTTAATAGCCATCAACTGGCGGTAGAAGATCCTTTGCATATTTTAGAGGTCGATAATCAAGAAGTACGTCGTCAGCAACTCGAACGCTTATCAAGGCTAAAAAAAGAAAGAAATAAAGCGGAGGTTGACAAAGCCATTGAAAACTTAACCAATGCTGCCAAAGCAAAAGTAGCGGATCATCAAAAATCTGAACATAATTTATTAGCTTTAGCAGTAGAAGCTGCAAAAGTTAGAGCCACCTTAGGCGAAATAAGTGACGCCTTAGAAGTCGCTTTTAAACGACACAAAGCGGTTATAAAAACATTTACAGGCGTGTATTCAAAAGAAATTCAAAATAACGAAAGCTTTAAAAAAGCAAGAGCATTGGCAGATGCGTTTGCGGAACAAGATGGCCGAAGACCCCGCATCATGATTGCAAAAATGGGTCAAGATGGGCATGACCGTGGGGCAAAGGTTGTAGCAACGAGTTATGCCGATTTAGGCTTTGATGTAGATATAGGCCCTCTTTTTCAAACCCCTTCCGAAGCTGCGAAACAAGCCGTAGAAAACGATGTACATATTTTAGGTGTTTCCTCTTTAGCTGCAGGCCATAAAACTTTAGTGCCACAAGTGATTGAGGAATTAAAAAAACACGGCAGAGAAGATATTATGGTCATTGTAGGTGGTGTTATCCCAAAGCAAGATTACCAATTTTTATTTGACGCTGGTGCTGTAGCAATTTTTGGTCCTGGTACTAAAATTAGTGAAGCCGCTATTCAAATTTTAGACATCTTGATTGAGGAATGA
- a CDS encoding methylmalonyl-CoA mutase subunit beta: MKTNALFNDFTPVSEKQWKQKIQFELKGEDYNKSLVWESLEGIKVKPFYHSEDIETENTIPKPIATWKITEAIYAGNPEIANKKALRALEKGAESLIFTIPTSDIDIQILLKNIPLSSTVVYFDIQFLSPEYHANFKSFEHKNNTGLYFKTDIIYHLCKTGNWYDSLEKDTELFLAAVPHYKNLIIDTTSYQNAGANFTQQLGYALAHVNEYLNLIPEAQGSAVSITFKIAVGTNYFFEIAKIRALRLLWKSLALAYGIPTSCKIIAVPTRRNKTLYDYNGNMLRTTTESMAAILGGADAICNMPYDAIYHKTNEFSERIARNQLLVLKEESYFDKTTNPADGAYYIESLTQQLAEKSLTLFKEIEKAGGFLKQLKENTIQKKIKESAQKEQLLFDTKQEVLVGANKYQSTLDTMKGALEIYPFVKNKPRKSVIEPIIERRLAEELEQKRLEDE; encoded by the coding sequence ATGAAGACTAATGCACTTTTTAATGATTTTACTCCAGTTTCTGAAAAACAATGGAAACAAAAAATTCAGTTCGAATTAAAAGGAGAAGATTATAACAAATCTTTGGTTTGGGAATCTTTGGAAGGCATAAAGGTAAAACCCTTTTACCACTCTGAAGATATCGAAACAGAAAATACCATTCCTAAGCCTATAGCTACCTGGAAAATTACCGAAGCTATTTATGCCGGTAATCCGGAAATAGCCAATAAAAAAGCCTTAAGAGCTTTAGAAAAAGGAGCAGAAAGCCTAATTTTTACGATTCCCACAAGTGATATCGATATTCAAATACTCTTAAAAAATATACCATTAAGCTCCACCGTGGTTTATTTCGATATTCAATTTTTATCTCCTGAATACCATGCGAATTTTAAGTCCTTTGAACATAAAAATAACACTGGTTTATATTTTAAAACAGATATCATATACCACCTCTGTAAAACAGGAAATTGGTATGATAGCCTCGAAAAAGATACGGAACTATTTTTAGCAGCCGTGCCCCACTACAAAAACCTGATCATAGATACCACCAGCTATCAAAATGCAGGTGCAAATTTTACCCAACAACTGGGCTATGCACTGGCACATGTAAACGAATATTTAAACCTCATTCCGGAAGCACAAGGATCAGCAGTAAGTATCACGTTTAAAATTGCGGTCGGCACCAATTACTTTTTTGAAATTGCTAAAATTAGAGCCTTACGCCTGTTATGGAAAAGTTTAGCCTTAGCCTATGGTATACCTACAAGCTGTAAAATTATAGCCGTACCCACAAGGAGAAATAAAACGCTTTACGATTACAACGGAAATATGTTGCGTACCACTACTGAAAGTATGGCGGCCATTTTAGGTGGCGCAGATGCCATTTGCAACATGCCTTACGATGCTATTTACCACAAAACTAATGAGTTTTCAGAACGAATTGCTAGAAATCAATTACTCGTTTTAAAGGAAGAAAGTTATTTCGACAAAACAACAAACCCTGCCGATGGTGCCTATTATATTGAAAGCTTAACACAGCAACTGGCGGAAAAATCACTCACCCTTTTTAAAGAAATAGAAAAAGCAGGTGGGTTTTTAAAGCAGTTGAAAGAAAATACCATCCAGAAAAAAATCAAAGAGAGTGCTCAAAAAGAACAATTACTTTTTGATACCAAACAAGAGGTTTTAGTAGGCGCTAACAAGTACCAATCTACACTAGATACGATGAAAGGAGCATTAGAAATATACCCTTTTGTAAAAAACAAACCTAGAAAATCGGTGATCGAACCTATTATCGAAAGACGCTTGGCGGAAGAATTAGAGCAAAAAAGATTAGAAGATGAATAG